A genomic segment from Fusarium fujikuroi IMI 58289 draft genome, chromosome FFUJ_chr04 encodes:
- a CDS encoding probable ribosomal protein S25.e.c7, translating to MAPAAGAKKQKKKWSKGKVKDKAQHAVVLDKTTSEKLYKDVQSYRLVTIATLVDRMKINGSLARQCLADLEEKGIIKPVVTHSKMKIYTRAVGGSD from the exons ATG GCCCCCGCCGCTGgagcaaagaagcaaaagaagaagtg GTCCAAGGGAAaggtcaaggacaaggcccAACACGCCGTCGTTCTCGACAAGACCACCTCTGAGAAGCTCTACAAGGATGTGCAGTCTTACCGTCTCGTCACCATTGCCACCCTCGTCGACCGAATGAAGATCAACGGTTCTCTGGCACGACAGTGCCTTGCCGACCTCGAGGAGAAGGGCATCATCAAGCCTGTGGTCACTCacagcaagatgaagatctACA CCCGTGCCGTCGGTGGTTCTGACTAA
- a CDS encoding probable 40S ribosomal protein S5, with product MSDAGEIEVENSALYEVLPKDVVKEVGNVKLFNKWDYDVEVRDISLTDYISLRNPVYVTHTAGRYATKRFRKANCPIIERLTNSLMHHGRNNGKKLMAVRIVAHAFEIIHLMTDQNPIQVAVDAIVNCGPREDSTRIGSAGTVRRQAVDVSPLRRVNQAISLLTTGAREASFRNVKSIAECLAEELINAAKGSSNSYAIKKKDELERVAKSNR from the exons ATGTCTGACGCCGGCGAGATCGAGGTCGAGAACTCCGCCCTCTATGAGGTGCTCCCCAAGGATGTTGTCAAGGAGGTTGGCAAtgtcaagctcttcaacaagtGGGACTACGATGTCGAGGTCCGCGACATCTCCCTGAC TGACTACATTTCCCTGCGAAACCCCGTCTACGTCACCCACACTGCTGGCCGTTATGCTACAAAGCGATTCCGCAAGGCCAACTGCCCCATCATTGAGCGATTGACCAACTCTCTGATGCACCACGGCCGCAACAACGGAAAGAAGCTTATGGCTGTCCGAATTGTCGCCCACGCCTTCGAGATC ATCCACCTCATGACCGATCAGAACCCCATCCAGGTCGCTGTCGACGCCATCGTCAACTGCGGTCCTCGCGAAGACTCTACCCGAATTGGTTCCGCCGGTACCGTCCGACGACAAGCCGTTGATGTCTCTCCCCTCCGCCGAGTTAACCAGGCTATCTCTCTCCTCACCACTGGTGCTCGCGAGGCCTCTTTCCGCAACGTCAAGTCCATTGCTGAGTGCCTTGCTGAGGAGCTGATCAACGCTGCCAAGGGTTCCAGCAACTCTTAtgctatcaagaagaaggacgagttGGAGCGTGTGGCCAAGAGCAACCGATAA